A stretch of the Gossypium hirsutum isolate 1008001.06 chromosome D07, Gossypium_hirsutum_v2.1, whole genome shotgun sequence genome encodes the following:
- the LOC107956742 gene encoding uncharacterized protein, whose translation MLLRDLYELDSVERVKVSSNSFGQPVGSEAHLLAGYLGILARNANMLPINFESWHKMPESNKNQALDNIKARFALEVSDAYVKKALGKRWRDHKRTLKKDCFKTKTTLDEKLQNVPQGMLRYQWEEVVRFWTSKKGEVCVTTKTCSGVVIL comes from the exons ATGCTACTGAGGGATTTATACGAACTAGAttcagtcgagcgtgtcaaagtatccagtaatagctttggtcagcctgttggatcagaagctcaccttttagcaggatacttgggcattctagcacggaatgcaaatatgttgccaattaacttcgagtcatggcataaaatgcccgagagtaacaagaaccaagctctcgataacattaag gcgagatttgctctagaggtctctgatgcttatgtaaagaaggcattgggaaaaagatggagagaccataagagaACTTTAAAGAAAGACTgttttaagacaaaaacaacactcGACGAGAAATTACAAAATGTCCCGCAGGGAATGCTAAGGTACCAGTGGGAAGAGGTCGTTAGATTTTGgacttcgaagaaaggagaggtatgtgtTACTACAAAAACCTGTTCTGGTGTAGTGATATTATGA